The Candida albicans SC5314 chromosome 5, complete sequence genome includes a region encoding these proteins:
- the BUR2 gene encoding Bur2p (Protein with similarity to S. cerevisiae Bur2p, contains a cyclin domain; not required for wild-type hyphal growth, adherence to buccal epithelial cells, or virulence in mouse systemic infection) — MTSTITKTNNSITRSFEDDKFLLPQLKSLNKTWIFSEDAVINNSPTRHQKLTISQELKNKESMHDFLIRLGQKLKVDGRTILAATIYLHRFYMRVPISQSKYYVVSAALTISCKLNDNYRTPDKVALLSCNVKLPPNAKPIDEQSEMYWRWKDQLLFREELMLRKLNFDLNLTLPYEIRDHIFKNFMLLDQEDESVKLFSTHKLDILKMTTSLIESLSSLPVILCYEMNIMFGTCLIITILEGKKIIDEKLNIPTAFLYRFLDTDSETCLKCFHFIKNLLKFSQDDPHIISNKASAKRLLDIRSRTFHEIAKQGDLKQPQPQPQPQPQQHENETTTKEKKPEDNQGEGNNATEKIENGHTTNSTNTDPKSQDNKVDVIEKKEAKEINKSETQDDHTQERSTIAAENKVPDTESNVTKSEITKSNNEIMAEKNPDVKNSNSNSDDTGYTSNQLEQGKDTKNEELEKILDSEKISTPNNGTTTDKPAADVHDSTNGTNENSIGEKRVLEQDSNDTNVDSPSSKIAKVE, encoded by the coding sequence ATGACATCGACCATCACAAAGACAAACAACAGCATAACGAGGTCATTTGAAGATGACAAGTTTTTATTACCacaattaaaatcattaaacaAAACATGGATATTTTCTGAAGATGCCGTGATCAATAATTCACCGACTCGACATCAAAAACTAACAATTAGTCAagagttgaaaaataaGGAATCGATGCatgattttttaattcGATTAGgacaaaaattaaaagttgATGGTAGAACAATTTTAGCAGCAACAATATATTTACATCGATTTTATATGCGAGTGCCGATTTctcaatcaaaatattatgTTGTTTCAGCTGCCCTCACCATTTCAtgtaaattgaatgataatTATCGAACTCCTGATAAAGTGGCATTACTTTCGTGTAATGTCAAACTACCACCAAATGCTAAACCCATCGATGAACAAAGTGAAATGTATTGGCGATGGAaagatcaattattatttcgagaagaattgatgttacgaaaattgaattttgatttgaatttgactCTACCTTATGAAATAAGAGAtcatatttttaaaaattttatgCTTTTGGATCAAGAAGACGAACTGGTGAAATTATTTAGTACTCATAAATtagatattttgaaaatgacaACATCTTTAATTGAATCTTTATCTAGTTTACCAGTTATTTTGTGTTACGAAATGAATATAATGTTTGGAACATGTTTAATTATAACAATTCTAGAAGGTAAGAAAAtcattgatgaaaaattgaatattccAACTGCATTTCTATACAGATTTTTGGATACTGATTCAGAAACTTGTTTGAAATGCTTtcattttatcaaaaacttattgaaattttctcAAGATGATCCTCATATTATCAGTAATAAAGCAAGTGCGAAACGATTGTTAGATATAAGATCAAGAACATTTCATGAAATTGCTAAACAAGGAGATCTCAagcaaccacaaccacaaccacaaccacaaccacaacaacatgAAAATGAAACCACAACCAAAGAGAAAAAGCCAGAGGATAACCAAGGCGAGGGAAACAATGCTACAGAGAAGATTGAAAACGGTCATACAACAAACAGCACAAACACGGACCCCAAAAGTCAAGATAATAAAGTAGATGTGATTGAAAAGAAGGAAGCAAAGGAGATAAACAAAAGTGAAACACAAGATGACCATACACAAGAAAGAAGCACTATCGCTGCCGAGAATAAAGTGCCAGATACAGAAAGCAATGTAACAAAATCTGAAATCACGAAATCTAACAATGAGATTATGGCTGAAAAGAACCCCGACGTAAAAAATAGTAATAGCAATAGTGATGACACTGGATACACATCTAACCAGTTAGAACAAGGAAAAGATACcaaaaatgaagaattagaaaagATACTTGATTCTGAAAAGATTTCTACACCAAACAATGGTACCACTACCGACAAACCTGCTGCTGATGTACATGATTCAACCAACGGCACAAACGAAAATTCTATTGGAGAAAAAAGAGTTCTTGAACAAGATTCAAATGACACTAATGTAGACTCACCTAGTAGTAAAATAGCAAAAGTTGAATAG
- a CDS encoding uncharacterized protein (Putative oxidoreductase; Hap43-repressed gene; clade-associated gene expression) → MKAIVFYAPYDVRTEERPTPKIKDPKDVIVKVRYSGLCGTDLHSYRGHIKGPVGTIIGHEFVGTVVATGDNITKFSIGDDVISNFSIECGECWYCKHGYSGQCNVTNTFGKVGLDGGQAEYVRVPYAETTLTKKPSTTNSNDDVDDSVYVLMADIFTTGYYGVKKIKDFLSISAAEGIKPQSFEETTILQLGAGPVGLCALRILKYFGFGKVVVVDNVPSRLEEAKRLGATEVINFETEPDGIKKYITEETDGVGFDAVLEVVGSAAAHKTSFDAVRRNGFISSIGMGHEPFPFNGLDVYLKNINMSFGRCHSWSLFPESLAIFEEMKGDLASFIDYKAKLEDSKEAFDMFDKHKVKKIVFDLTS, encoded by the coding sequence ATGAAGGCAATTGTCTTCTATGCCCCTTATGATGTTAGAACCGAAGAAAGACCAACACCAAAGATCAAAGATCCCAAAGATGTTATTGTCAAAGTTAGATACTCTGGATTATGTGGTACAGATCTCCATAGTTATCGTGGTCATATCAAAGGTCCCGTGGGTACAATTATAGGACACGAATTCGTTGGTACCGTGGTCGCTACTGGTGATAATATTACAAAATTCTCCATTGGTGATGATGTAATtagtaatttttcaattgaatgtGGTGAATGTTGGTATTGTAAACATGGATATTCTGGACAATGTAATGTTACCAATACATTTGGGAAAGTTGGTTTAGATGGGGGACAAGCGGAATATGTTCGTGTGCCATATGCAGAAACAACTTTAACCAAAAAACCATCAACCACAAATTCCAATGAcgatgttgatgattcaGTTTATGTGCTTATGGCAGATATTTTCACTACTGGTTATTATGGggtgaaaaaaatcaaagattttctttcaatttcagCTGCAGAAGGGATCAAACCTCaatcatttgaagaaaCGACAATATTACAATTAGGGGCTGGTCCCGTTGGATTATGTGCCTTgagaattttgaaatattttggatttggtaAAGTTGTCGTTGTCGACAATGTTCCATCTAGATTAGAAGAGGCTAAAAGATTAGGCGCAACTGAAGtgataaattttgaaactgAACCCGATGGTATAAAGAAATACATCACTGAAGAAACTGATGGTGTTGGGTTTGATGCTGTTTTAGAAGTAGTGGGATCTGCTGCTGCCCATAAAACATCATTTGACGCCGTTCGAAGAAATGGGTTTATTTCGTCGATTGGAATGGGCCACGAACCTTTCCCATTTAATGGATTAGATGTCtatttgaagaatattAATATGTCATTTGGAAGATGTCATTCATGGTCATTATTTCCTGAATCTTTGGCTATTTTTGAAGAGATGAAAGGTGATTTGGCAagttttattgattataaagCTAAATTAGAGGATAGTAAAGAAGCATTTGATATGTTTGATAAACATAAAGTTAAGAAAATTGTCTTTGATTTGACAAGCTAA
- a CDS encoding uncharacterized protein (Protein of unknown function; flow model biofilm induced; Spider biofilm induced) — protein sequence MDPNIDIDIFRDLDASFMEIFHRTQLQRYLEHLPPGEREQQLNNIMAQGDLYLSQQQQQQQQQQQQQPRYYHVHWIFSHIPFIILNFDQMWRDFSWRAFWARTIDAITSAVIMTVRALRFTTFIIGSGVYFQGVVRRLFVFCDVITFSDNFIRDMFTYILRDSKDILDQCVLLERHSRNVFYFLQYDEYSNLSSFQVIKLAYQNLLASLINVECITYAPNSTGSTTTTTSSSSSATTTSCKILTNTLVFKLSSVFQEYFPALGSTGLKLITLWMYISYALIGDIICLNILLFVSYNLINRFMGYKQVFQGLRDILWNSLFKFIL from the coding sequence ATGGACCctaatattgatattgacaTATTCAGAGACTTGGATGCTTCATTTATGGAAATATTCCATAGGACACAACTTCAGAGATATTTAGAACATTTACCTCCTGGAGAGAGagaacaacaactaaaTAACATAATGGCCCAAGGAGATTTATACCTCagccaacaacaacaacaacaacaacaacaacaacaacaacaaccacgTTATTATCATGTTCATTGGATATTCAGTCATATTccatttataattttgaattttgatcAAATGTGGAGAGATTTTTCATGGAGAGCATTTTGGGCACGTACAATAGATGCTATAACTAGTGCTGTGATAATGACAGTTCGAGCTCTCAGATTCACAACATTTATAATTGGATCAGGAGTTTATTTCCAAGGAGTGGTGAGGAGATTATTTGTGTTTTGTGATGTCATTACATTTTCTGATAATTTTATCCGTGATATGTTCACATATATTTTAAGAGATTCAAAAGATATATTGGATCAATGCGTTTTACTTGAACGTCATCTGCGAAATgttttttactttttacAATATGATGAGTATAGTAATTTGTCAAGTTTCCAAGTAATAAAATTAGCGTACCAAAACTTATTGGcatcattaataaatgtCGAATGCATCACTTATGCTCCAAATTCAACAggatcaacaacaacaacaacatcatcatcatcatcagcaaCAACTACAAGCTGTAAAATTTTGACCAATACATTAGTGTTTAAACTTTCCAGTGTATTTCAGGAATATTTCCCAGCTTTAGGATCAACTggattgaaattaattacCCTTTGGATGTACATTAGTTATGCACTAATTGGTGATATTATCTGcttgaatattttattgtttgtcaGTTATAACCTAATAAATAGATTTATGGGTTATAAACAGGTGTTTCAAGGACTTAGGGATATATTGTGGAATagtttatttaaatttatattataa
- the IFH1 gene encoding Ifh1p (Transcription factor; forms a heterodimer with Fhl11 that is tethered to promoters by Tbf1; positively regulates rRNA and ribosomal protein gene transcription; Spider biofilm induced), with translation MGYKNSDNTNNKFSRKSMSPSLTGGKGRKTVGKKVKKTIPRKTVNWSSYDVNSDSNEDSDEESENENDSDNDDEDDDETEHHHLDGLYSLMGKRPHDSSSNGDDDDDDDDDNDNKNIFSSTSSDGDSDEAMFSSSDDDSDVDFVKLQAQQKAHALKIAKARKGLKSKPKNESNDNAIASSSESESNSESDNEDDDDDVVSLKKLKPRKKSFLKYGRRRSDAVLPDINFKFEFDTGENDELEAGNQETHIKEPEEEDIGEEVDYSPENPVDSNNVPSLEFEFDHHLIEVPKINEEELNSDEDYEIDDNELLATLQAENDAEEFLPPITKGNSQPQRNDSLISSTIEEEENDNDNEEASKGGDGDDDDDDDDDENDPFLKEEEKYLVNEFETNGFDENEEDEDEDDLHTFDSDFSTTNRIVNSFKGIGEDRSKPIVKYESSVSGGSDYDEDDYIDLINFDVPLFDDKNGHLDGGKKNSHHKGNTDKLKKDKVKQRANSNHNSDEDDDSYLWNYFFSSDNDSSSEETDDKNNSKTVNKSRKNKKNKKALTNNAITGADELFEQIENDNTFKSKSKSNHHGNSLYKAYSDSPMTIQDLEAEIRAGADDDDDDDDDYDSSESTDVDESLPKSSSNNSLVGSSKKATEVLSSKTADYRPPKLGSWVTVDCKPFGVIDGLSTRTLQLNKSQEPRSAAQSGTSHSTSIVNSSNGSGLGLPTTSIASSLAANPRKSIVVGPTNVPSSMISSDDSALGLDELLNVSELDNDDENDVKIWRDFNNNQNKKKIPLGAFRNKSVLYNNHIYQDDQHHHLHRRNSNADKKFNGSGHIKKQQPIRRQSQSKIERRRASIVEAVSQGYRPTKSGLFSETALADVEELLGDDRDLMELIQGL, from the coding sequence ATGGGTTATAAAAATAGTGATAACACtaataacaaattttcCAGAAAATCAATGTCACCTTCCCTCACTGGTGGGAAGGGGAGGAAAACAGTTGGGaagaaagtgaaaaaaacCATTCCTAGAAAAACTGTCAACTGGTCTAGCTACGATGTTAATTCAGATAGTAATGAAGACAGTGATGAAGAAAGCGAAAACGAAAATGATAGCGATAACgacgatgaagatgatgatgaaactgaacatcatcatcttgaTGGGTTATATTCATTAATGGGGAAAAGACCACATGATTCAAGTAGTAATGGCgatgacgacgacgatgatgacgatgataaCGATAATAAAAACATTTTCAGTTCAACTTCATCAGATGGGGACTCCGATGAGGCTATGTTTAGTTCTTCGGATGATGATTCTGACgttgattttgttaaattaCAGGCACAACAAAAGGCACATGCGTTGAAAATAGCCAAAGCCAGAAAAGGATTGAAAAGCAAACCAAAGAATGAAAGTAATGATAATGCGATTGCGTCGAGTTCTGAGTCGGAATCTAACTCTGAATCAGATAacgaagatgatgatgatgatgttgtcagtttaaaaaaattgaaaccaagAAAGAAGAGTTTTCTTAAATATGGTAGGAGAAGATCTGATGCAGTTCTTCCCgatattaattttaaatttgaatttgatactGGTGAGaatgatgaattagaaGCTGGTAATCAAGAAACACATATTAAAGAgccagaagaagaagatattgGTGAAGAAGTGGATTACTCACCGGAAAATCCTGTCGACTCAAACAATGTTCCTTCTttggaatttgaatttgatcaTCATTTGATTGAAGTACCCaaaataaatgaagaaGAGTTGAATTCAGATGAAGattatgaaattgatgataatgagTTGCTAGCAACATTACAAGCTGAAAATGATGCAGAGGAGTTTTTACCTCCAATTACAAAAGGAAATAGCCAACCCCAGCGCAATGATTCACTTATCTCTTCTactattgaagaagaagaaaacgaCAACGACAACGAAGAAGCAAGCAAAGGAGGagatggtgatgatgatgatgatgacgacgacgacgaaAATGATccatttttgaaagaagaagagaagTATCttgttaatgaatttgaaactaatgggtttgatgaaaatgaagaagacgaagatgaagatgatttgCATACTTTTGATAGTGATTTCTCAACTACTAATCGCATtgtcaattcttttaaagGTATCGGAGAAGATCGTAGTAAACCCATTGTCAAATATGAAAGTAGTGTTTCTGGTGGTAGTGATTACGACGAAGAtgattatattgatttgatcAACTTTGATGTTCCCTTATTTGACGATAAAAATGGGCATCTTGATGGTGGCAAGAAAAATAGTCATCACAAGGGAAATACTGAtaagttgaaaaaagataaaGTAAAGCAAAGAGCCAACAGTAACCACAATAGTGAcgaagatgatgattctTATTTATggaattattttttcagTTCTGATAATGATTCATCGAGTGAAGAAACTGACGATAAAAACAATTCCAAAACAGTCAACAAAAGTagaaagaataaaaagaacaagaaggCTTTGACTAATAATGCAATTACTGGAGCTGACGAATtatttgaacaaattgaaaatgataatacaTTCAAGAGCAAAAGCAAGTCTAATCACCATGGCAATTCACTTTACAAGGCATATAGTGATTCACCAATGACTATCCAGGATCTTGAGGCTGAAATTAGAGCAGGGGctgatgacgatgacgatgacgatgatgattatgatagTAGTGAATCTactgatgttgatgaaagTTTACCAAAATCATCGTCAAATAATAGTTTGGTTGGATCTTCCAAAAAAGCTACCGAGGTGTTATCTTCAAAAACCGCTGATTATAGACCACCTAAATTGGGTTCATGGGTTACTGTTGATTGTAAACCATTTGGAGTAATTGATGGATTATCTACCAGAAcattacaattgaataaatcacAGGAGCCAAGAAGTGCTGCTCAAAGTGGTACTTCTCATTCTACTAGTATAGTGAATTCATCTAATGGATCTGGTCTAGGTCTACCGACAACTTCAATCGCATCATCACTTGCTGCTAATCCACGTAAAAGTATAGTGGTTGGACCAACAAATGTACCATCACTGATGATATCATCTGACGATCTGGCATTGGGATTAGATGAGTTATTAAATGTGAGTGAATTGgacaatgatgatgaaaatgatgtCAAAATATGGCGagatttcaataataatcaaaataagaaaaagatcCCCTTGGGTGCATTTAGAAACAAATCAGTGCTATATAATAACCACATATATCAAGATGATCAACATCACCATCT
- a CDS encoding uncharacterized protein (Ortholog(s) have role in cytoplasmic translational initiation) — MSQTNSFMHLVRPNVIAPAAGSANGPASIKIHAPAMLTILEIISQQVLNKRIIGTLLGSRSDDGLEMEIKDGFMVPINETGDSIAIEDQVHKSLYQLYKKAHPKETVLGWFGSSNQIDDITSLIHDFYSKGVDRAFPFPAIYLNVEFLNEKNQVIEPKITTYIGAAVGKPVSNTQQIGWKTTNVNNSYIFTPIPNEVINATITEKIAFKTLIDQKINQQNDNTNTNTNNNNGNNNNTDDLSYLSQQLNKATDNVGQLLSYIENNGNKDQDIDLLRLLSNQLLNKPAILTNLPELEKLFKDHNQDVIMIEYLTKAVKDQIELSARLTASAEADKAR; from the coding sequence ATGTCACAaacaaattcatttatGCATTTAGTGAGACCAAATGTTATAGCACCAGCTGCTGGATCTGCCAATGGACCAGCTAGTATAAAGATTCATGCACCAGCAATGTTGACAATTTTAGAAATCATTTCACAACAAGTTTTAAATAAACGAATCATTGGGACATTATTAGGATCTCGATCCGATGATGGATTAGAAATGGAAATTAAGGATGGATTTATGGTTCCTATTAATGAAACTGGGGATTCTATTGCCATTGAAGATCAAGTTcataaatcattatatcaattatataaaaaagCTCATCCTAAAGAAACTGTTTTAGGATGGTTTGGAAGTTCTAATCAAATCGATGATATTACTAGTTTAATCCAtgatttttattcaaaGGGGGTTGATAGAGCATTCCCATTCCCTGCCATATATTTAaatgttgaatttttaaatgaaaaaaatcaagtTATTGAACCTAAAATTACAACTTATATTGGTGCTGCTGTTGGTAAACCAGTTAGTAATACTCAACAAATTGGTTGGAAAACAACTAATGTCAATAATTCATACATTTTCACTCCTATTCCTAATGAAGTTATAAATGCCACCATTACTGAAAAGATTGCCTTTAAAACTTTGattgatcaaaaaattaaccaacaaaatgataataccaacaccaataccaataataacaatggcaacaataataataccgatgatttatcatatttgagtcaacaattgaataaagcCACCGATAATGTTGGCCAATTGTTATCATACATTGAAAACAATGGTAATAAAGATcaagatattgatttattaagaTTATTGAgtaatcaattattgaataaacCAGCTATTTTGACCAACTTACctgaattggaaaaattatttaaagaTCACAACCAAGATGTTATCATGATTGAGTACTTGACTAAAGCCGTTAAagatcaaattgaattaagTGCTAGATTGACTGCTTCTGCTGAAGCCGATAAAGCTCGTTAA
- the CTA7 gene encoding Cta7p (Zn(II)2Cys6 transcription factor; activates transcription in 1-hybrid assay in S. cerevisiae; has similarity to S. cerevisiae Stb4), translated as MGTAREHLHAQYQPSPPGPIPSHLTSSFGGTAHHTQPQGPPPSTQYGYSQPIQQLHPIQQYPVLNQASSQPQPQPQPQPQASSPSPIPAVTHSPVTTSTTHTPDQNGASKQRMRVVKACDRCRSHKIKCSGECPCATCLKQAKECTFSNKVFQKRTKGIELPEPKRAKYAEPFGLPEVKKDDQQEYINHLENRVHYLESLLTNTSTDTFKTPLSNEPESEFVTETLFCTSSKWRFSRRHQNLLIAELCRSMYSNLSEESKQLVTLPRYQYFGWNMSGVKYVSSEELPPLPDLGAKLDSKFLTQYYFEEINPLFAILHETVFKEQIVAYEKVLRDQIMLHKDDHDSKGNQTRLFSAMLYLVYALAIRFSEISKPKNPSIEMLQLEEKLFKYGYKVISILSFEWESFELIQGWLLITLYLRVTHRQTSCSHALGQAMDMVKSMGLGFAHDNAKFYSSTAYERLKAKRIFWCVFTFDRVFGLQTGRYCGIRDEDFNNEFPSYDFKHETEKDDWLTLPALGLIHIARVSNFVHTAATDNPHLIKYQQVNAELVKLHEWFNANGFRNDLFFNKKNDSSSLVKAQVKLHYYDLVLCIHSKILFNYIGRRIASHGLKVEMVIDACNGVIEVLDKTNKAGLLYTPWYSVLLLLFNVGVNAITLINGGAFVEQAREVLKNAMRLLTILRKSPIRNEQNKLVFRERFKMVRECIWALKMANRILTLRLQEDIGVLNSIGVDHGSSDVNKQTFTQLGIASESVEGKSTQPKTNEFNQVFEKHLHRSSEIRQSITNDVDSPVSVNSDSTSNVQSIEPVDTYSSAEIDNLLGNIQWFDQWTDFNIDF; from the coding sequence ATGGGTACAGCAAGAGAACATCTCCATGCACAATATCAACCGTCTCCACCAGGACCAATCCCATCCCATTTAACTTCTTCGTTTGGAGGCACTGCTCACCATACTCAGCCTCAAGGTCCACCACCATCAACCCAGTATGGATATTCTCAACCaatacaacaattacaTCCAATTCAGCAATACCCAGTTCTTAACCAAGCCTCGTCACAgccacaaccacaaccacaaccacaaccacaagcatcatcaccatcacccATACCGGCGGTAACACATTCACCAGTTACAACAAGTACCACTCACACACCTGACCAAAATGGTGCTTCAAAACAACGTATGAGGGTTGTTAAAGCCTGTGACCGTTGTCGTAGccacaaaatcaaatgttCAGGAGAGTGTCCCTGTGCCACTTGTTTAAAACAGGCAAAAGAGTGCACTTTTAGTAACAAGgtatttcaaaaaagaacaaaaggTATTGAATTACCAGAACCAAAACGTGCCAAATATGCTGAACCATTTGGATTACCCGAAGTTAAAAAAGACGACCAACAGGAATACATTAATCATTTGGAAAATAGAGTACATTATCTTGAAAGTTTATTAACAAATACCTCAACAGACACTTTCAAAACTCCACTTTCAAATGAACCCGAAAGTGAATTTGTCACTGAAACATTGTTTTGTACCAGTTCAAAATGGAGATTTTCCAGACGGCATCAAAATTTACTTATTGCTGAATTATGCCGATCAATGTATTCTAATTTATCTGAAGAACTGAAACAGTTAGTTACTCTTCCCCGATACCAATATTTTGGTTGGAACATGTCTGGTGTTAAATATGTTTCAAGTGAAGAGTTACCTCCTTTGCCTGATCTTGGTGCTAAACTtgattccaaatttttaactcaatattattttgaagAGATCAACCCGTTGTTTGCTATTCTTCATGAAACTGTGTTCAAAGAGCAAATTGTGGCATATGAAAAGGTACTTAGAGATCAAATAATGTTGCATAAAGACGATCATGATTCAAAAGGTAATCAAACAAGATTATTTAGTGCCATGCTTTATCTTGTTTATGCCTTAGCAATAAGGTTTAGTGAAATTCTGAAACCGAAAAACCCTAGTATTGAAATGTTACAACTCGAAGAAAAACTTTTCAAATACGGTTATAAAGTCATCTCCATACTTAGTTTTGAATGGGaatcatttgaattgatacaaggttggttgttgattaCACTTTATCTAAGAGTGACACATAGACAAACATCATGTTCTCATGCATTGGGACAAGCTATGGATATGGTTAAATCTATGGGTCTTGGATTTGCCCATGACAACGCCAAATTTTATTCATCGACAGCTTATGAACGATTAAAGGCAAAGAGAATATTTTGGTGTGTATTTACTTTTGATCGTGTATTTGGGTTGCAGACGGGACGGTATTGTGGTATTAGAGATGAAgattttaataatgaattcCCTAGTTATGATTTTAAACATGAAACAGAAAAAGATGATTGGTTGACTTTGCCGGCATTGGGATTAATCCACATTGCACGAGTCTCTAATTTTGTTCATACTGCAGCTACAGATAATCCTcatttaatcaaatatcAACAAGTTAACGCAGAATTGGTCAAATTGCACGAGTGGTTTAATGCAAATGGGTTCCGAAACGACTTGTTTTTTAACAAAAAGAATGATTCCAGTTCGTTGGTCAAAGCACAAGTGAAATTGCATTATTATGATTTGGTCCTTTGTATTCATAGCAagattttatttaattatattgGGAGAAGAATTGCAAGTCATGGATTAAAAGTTGAAATGGTGATTGATGCTTGTAATGGAGTTATTGAAGTTTTAGACAAAACCAACAAGGCAGGATTATTGTACACCCCATGGTATTCTGTTTtacttttgttgtttaatgTTGGGGTCAATGCTATCACGTTGATTAATGGTGGTGCTTTTGTTGAACAAGCTCGTGaggttttgaaaaatgccATGCGATTATTGACCATACTACGTAAATCCCCCATTAGAAACGAACAGAATAAGTTGGTGTTCAGAGAGAGATTTAAAATGGTCAGAGAATGTATATGGGCATTGAAAATGGCTAATAGGATTTTGACATTGAGATTACAAGAAGATATTGGTGTTTTGAATAGCATTGGAGTTGATCATGGTTCGTCTGATGTTAATAAACAAACTTTCACTCAATTAGGTATTGCTTCAGAATCCGTCGAAGGAAAATCAACACaaccaaaaacaaatgaatttaATCAAGTGTTTGAAAAACATTTACATAGAAGCAGCGAGATTCGTCAACTGATTACAAATGATGTTGATTCTCCAGTTAGTGTCAATTCTGATTCAACATCAAATGTACAATCTATTGAGCCAGTTGATACTTATAGTTCAGCGGAAATTGACAATTTACTTGGAAATATCCAATGGTTTGATCAATGGACAGACTTCAACATTGATTTTTAG